From one Populus alba chromosome 17, ASM523922v2, whole genome shotgun sequence genomic stretch:
- the LOC118053342 gene encoding LEAF RUST 10 DISEASE-RESISTANCEUS RECEPTOR-LIKE PROTEIN KINASE-like 1.2 isoform X2, whose amino-acid sequence MFCLSMFSGISRHLFGAHVALLVLVILSTHHSCSARKNINDCAPSSCGNIRNISYPFRLKTDPKGCGNQNFELDCENNVRPTLILNKVKYYVQAISYSNFTIRVVDAAVQKDDCFSLPHQLVDYHPYKFFSPVVDFPKLIFITCENQIPSPPDYILDTSSCINGNSTAYNSTFSSSVSSPRSINMEGHSYVMVGAALLEVPDLCLINLIYFLPPSLLPENKADMSYTDVHDILVNGFELSWFSFCCDSVKEHRCSYLDEATADKNSCGYSFYSNIMDDPIRVVTEFLADEGEKPGFYKISG is encoded by the exons ATGTTTTGTCTCTCAATGTTCAGTGGCATATCAAGGCACCTCTTTGGTGCGCATGTAGCCCTTCTCGTGTTAGTTATCCTATCCACCCACCATTCTTGCAGTGCTAGAAAGAACATCAATGACTGCGCTCCTTCTTCTTGTGGCAATATCCGTAATATTAGCTACCCTTTTCGATTAAAAACCGATCCCAAAGGCTGTGGCAACCAAAATTTTGAACTTGATTGTGAAAACAACGTTCGTCCAACTTTAATCTTGAACAAGGTAAAGTATTATGTTCAGGCAATCAGTTACAGTAACTTCACAATTCGAGTTGTGGATGCTGCTGTTCAGAAGGATGATTGCTTCTCCCTCCCTCATCAACTTGTGGATTATCATCCATATAAGTTCTTTAGCCCAGTCGTCGACTTCCCTAAGTTGATTTTTATAACTTGTGAGAATCAAATACCGAGTCCTCCAGATTATATTTTGGATACCAGTTCTTGCATAAATGGCAATTCGACTGCATATAATTCTACCTTTTCTAGCAGTGTTTCTTCTCCCAGATCCATCAACATGGAAGGTCATTCCTATGTCATGGTTGGTGCCGCCTTGCTGGAGGTGCCGGACTTATGccttataaatttgatttattttttgcctCCATCTCTCCTGCCGGAAAACAAAGCCGATATGTCGTATACAGACGTCCATGATATTCTGGTGAATGGGTTCGAGCTTTCATGGTTCTCCTTCTGCTGTGATTCTGTCAAAGAGCACCGCTGCAGTTATCTCGATGAAGCCACCGCGGACAAGAACAGTTGTGGATATTCATTCTACT cCAACATCATGGATGATCCGATCAGAGTTGTAACAG AATTTCTGGCTGATGAG GGCGAAAAACCTGGTTTTTACAAG ATATCTGGCTGA
- the LOC118053341 gene encoding rust resistance kinase Lr10 — MPIRYNYSEIKKITNGFKNKLGQGGFGSVYKGKLRSGRFVAVKILGKSKANGQDFINEVATIGRIYHVNVMRIIGFAVEGSKCALILEFMPNGSLEKYIFSKQGVIPLSNEKMYEISLGVAHGIEYLHQGCDMQILHFDIKPHNILLDEKFIPKISDFGLAKLYPSGNNNVSLTAARGTIGYMAPELLYKNIGGVSYKADVYSFGMLLMDLVGRRKNLNALTNHSSRIYFPAWVYDKVSEGKDIETQEDATEYEKKILKKMMIVALWCIQLKPDDRPSMHKVVEMLESDIDFLRMPPKPFLSPHQILEDDDKANPTKLSDPPNDEYTDSSYKFGR; from the coding sequence ATGCCGATAAGGTATAATTATTCagagattaagaaaataacaaacgGATTTAAAAACAAGTTGGGACAAGGAGGCTTTGGCTCAGTTTATAAAGGAAAGCTTCGAAGTGGTCGTTTTGTAGCAGTAAAAATATTAGGCAAGTCAAAAGCCAATGGACAAGATTTTATCAATGAAGTTGCCACTATTGGGAGAATTTACCATGTCAATGTCATGCGAATCATAGGCTTCGCTGTTGAGGGATCAAAATGTGCTCTTATATTAGAATTTATGCCTAATGGGTCTCTTGAAAAGTACATTTTTTCTAAACAAGGTGTTATCCCACTAAGTAATGAGAAAATGTATGAAATTTCTCTTGGGGTGGCTCATGGAATTGAATATCTACATCAAGGTTGTGACATGCAAATTTtacattttgatatcaaacctCACAATATTCTGCTGGATGAAAAATTTATTCCAAAAATCTCAGATTTTGGACTGGCCAAATTATATCCATCAGGTAATAATAATGTGTCTCTCACAGCTGCTAGAGGAACAATTGGATACATGGCTCctgaattattatataaaaatattggagGTGTTTCTTACAAAGCTGATGTCTATAGTTTTGGGATGTTATTAATGGATCTGGTAGGAAGAAGGAAGAACTTGAATGCATTGACCAATCATTCAAGCCGGATTTACTTTCCTGCATGGGTTTATGACAAAGTTAGTGAAGGAAAGGACATAGAAACACAAGAAGATGCCACggaatatgaaaagaaaatattaaagaagaTGATGATTGTGGCGTTGTGGTGCATACAATTGAAGCCCGATGATCGTCCTTCAATGCATAAAGTTGTTGAGATGCTTGAATCAGATATTGATTTCCTCCGTATGCCTCCTAAACCTTTTTTGAGCCCACATCAAATCctagaagatgatgataaggctAACCCTACAAAGTTATCAGATCCACCAAATGATGAGTATACCGACTCTTCATATAAGTTTGGTAGATGA
- the LOC118053346 gene encoding uncharacterized protein, giving the protein MFSKISRHLFGAYAALLLLVILSTHHSCSARKTNNYCAPSSCGNFHNISYPFRLSTDPESCGNKNYELACENNERLTLHLNMVKYYVQAINYSDLSIRLVDAAVQKDDCFSLPHPLSFRQLDYSVKSSFTLVFISCENPILNPPSYIVDTSSCKNDSRTAYNSTSSSSVSSPSFFNMEGYSYVMVGGVKMADIPDLCRINLICYVPGFLLPENKTKMSYIDVHDILVYGFELSWFSPCCGSVRENRCGYFDKTAMASYCVGIVINCFLKGIDWAINRIMAIWLKGTWLNARYLKGEDHCLSFLFS; this is encoded by the exons ATGTTCAGTAAAATATCAAGGCACCTCTTTGGTGCGTATGCAGCCCTTCTTTTGCTTGTGATCCTATCCACTCACCATAGTTGCAGTGCTAGAAAGACCAACAATTACTGCGCTCCTTCTTCTTGTGgcaattttcataatattagcTACCCTTTTCGATTAAGTACCGATCCCGAAAGCTGTGGCAACAAAAACTATGAACTTGCTTGTGAAAACAACGAGCGCCTAACTTTACACTTGAACATGGTAAAATATTATGTTCAGGCAATCAATTACAGTGACTTATCAATTCGACTTGTGGATGCTGCTGTTCAGAAAGATGATTGCTTCTCCCTCCCTCATCCACTTAGTTTTCGCCAGTTAGATTACTCGGTCAAAAGCTCTTTTACGTTAGTTTTCATAAGTTGTGAAAATCCAATACTGAATCCTCCATCTTATATAGTGGACACTTCTTCTTGCAAAAATGACAGTAGAACTGCATATAATTCTACTTCGTCTAGCAGTGTTTCTTCTCCCAGCTTCTTTAATATGGAAGGTTACTCCTATGTCATGGTTGGTGGTGTTAAAATGGCCGACATACCAGACTTGTGCcgtataaatttgatttgttatGTGCCTGGATTTCTTCTGCCAGAAAACAAGACCAAGATGTCGTATATAGATGTTCATGATATTTTGGTATATGGGTTCGAGCTTTCATGGTTTTCGCCCTGCTGTGGTTCCGTCAGAGAGAACCGCTGCGGGTACTTTGATAAAACAGCCATGGCCTCCTACTGTG TTGGAATCGTGataaactgttttttaaaaG GTATCGACTGGGCAATAAATCGAATTATGG CAATATGGTTGAAAGGCACATGGTTGAATGCCAGGTATTTAAAAGGTGAGGACCATtgcttgtcttttttgttttcttga
- the LOC118053342 gene encoding LEAF RUST 10 DISEASE-RESISTANCEUS RECEPTOR-LIKE PROTEIN KINASE-like 1.2 isoform X1, with protein sequence MFCLSMFSGISRHLFGAHVALLVLVILSTHHSCSARKNINDCAPSSCGNIRNISYPFRLKTDPKGCGNQNFELDCENNVRPTLILNKVKYYVQAISYSNFTIRVVDAAVQKDDCFSLPHQLVDYHPYKFFSPVVDFPKLIFITCENQIPSPPDYILDTSSCINGNSTAYNSTFSSSVSSPRSINMEGHSYVMVGAALLEVPDLCLINLIYFLPPSLLPENKADMSYTDVHDILVNGFELSWFSFCCDSVKEHRCSYLDEATADKNSCGYSFYSNIMDDPIRVVTEFLADEVLTKLGRKTWFLQDIWLTFDQDKGKRYLEFGLVTSKDQFFHIPY encoded by the exons ATGTTTTGTCTCTCAATGTTCAGTGGCATATCAAGGCACCTCTTTGGTGCGCATGTAGCCCTTCTCGTGTTAGTTATCCTATCCACCCACCATTCTTGCAGTGCTAGAAAGAACATCAATGACTGCGCTCCTTCTTCTTGTGGCAATATCCGTAATATTAGCTACCCTTTTCGATTAAAAACCGATCCCAAAGGCTGTGGCAACCAAAATTTTGAACTTGATTGTGAAAACAACGTTCGTCCAACTTTAATCTTGAACAAGGTAAAGTATTATGTTCAGGCAATCAGTTACAGTAACTTCACAATTCGAGTTGTGGATGCTGCTGTTCAGAAGGATGATTGCTTCTCCCTCCCTCATCAACTTGTGGATTATCATCCATATAAGTTCTTTAGCCCAGTCGTCGACTTCCCTAAGTTGATTTTTATAACTTGTGAGAATCAAATACCGAGTCCTCCAGATTATATTTTGGATACCAGTTCTTGCATAAATGGCAATTCGACTGCATATAATTCTACCTTTTCTAGCAGTGTTTCTTCTCCCAGATCCATCAACATGGAAGGTCATTCCTATGTCATGGTTGGTGCCGCCTTGCTGGAGGTGCCGGACTTATGccttataaatttgatttattttttgcctCCATCTCTCCTGCCGGAAAACAAAGCCGATATGTCGTATACAGACGTCCATGATATTCTGGTGAATGGGTTCGAGCTTTCATGGTTCTCCTTCTGCTGTGATTCTGTCAAAGAGCACCGCTGCAGTTATCTCGATGAAGCCACCGCGGACAAGAACAGTTGTGGATATTCATTCTACT cCAACATCATGGATGATCCGATCAGAGTTGTAACAG AATTTCTGGCTGATGAGGTACTCACAAAACTTG GGCGAAAAACCTGGTTTTTACAAG ATATCTGGCTGACATTTGATCAAGACAAGG GAAAACGGTATCTGGAATTCGGCTTGGTCACAAGTAAGgatcaattttttcatatacCTTATTAG
- the LOC118053342 gene encoding uncharacterized protein isoform X3 gives MEGHSYVMVGAALLEVPDLCLINLIYFLPPSLLPENKADMSYTDVHDILVNGFELSWFSFCCDSVKEHRCSYLDEATADKNSCGYSFYSNIMDDPIRVVTEFLADEVLTKLGRKTWFLQDIWLTFDQDKGKRYLEFGLVTSKDQFFHIPY, from the exons ATGGAAGGTCATTCCTATGTCATGGTTGGTGCCGCCTTGCTGGAGGTGCCGGACTTATGccttataaatttgatttattttttgcctCCATCTCTCCTGCCGGAAAACAAAGCCGATATGTCGTATACAGACGTCCATGATATTCTGGTGAATGGGTTCGAGCTTTCATGGTTCTCCTTCTGCTGTGATTCTGTCAAAGAGCACCGCTGCAGTTATCTCGATGAAGCCACCGCGGACAAGAACAGTTGTGGATATTCATTCTACT cCAACATCATGGATGATCCGATCAGAGTTGTAACAG AATTTCTGGCTGATGAGGTACTCACAAAACTTG GGCGAAAAACCTGGTTTTTACAAG ATATCTGGCTGACATTTGATCAAGACAAGG GAAAACGGTATCTGGAATTCGGCTTGGTCACAAGTAAGgatcaattttttcatatacCTTATTAG